TAACTCATAAAAATATGAAGAACGAGATCTTAAGTCAACATGTGCACCATCAGCCTCTATTTCTTCCCGAGTTCTGATATAGAAACATGATACATACATGCATATATCACAAAACATCTTAACTAGCTCATATTTAACAAAGATCATAAAGAAGAAAAGAAATAACAAAATTAGCAGATGAATATTGGACTTACTTTTTAGCAAAACATGGAGGAACACTGACAATTACTGTGCGTCTGAGGTGCAGTTCTTGAGCAAGCCAAAAAGGAAATTCGACCTTAGACTTCGGTTCTATCTGATTTGACAAAATGTGTGCATTATACAGTACAGTAATTATTACTACCAATTAACATATTCATAAACCAAATGAAGGTTGAATGATTTACTGTATTTGATTCACTGGATTCAAACAAACCAGTTCCATTTACAGCCTCTTCGAATACTGCTGGAACAAGCTACAAATAAAACAATAGGCATATCATATCATACATATGAATATTGTTAATAAATACAACGAAACAGTAACGAAATAAGTTCCTAACCTCTTCATCTGCAAGAATGTCAACGATGTCATAATATTGTGCCATTGAACAATTAAACAACCAGATCAAACTGCACAGCAATATAATTACTCAATAACATGCTAATCAGTCAATATacttttttaagtttaaataaatcacATGAATTGATAAATTCAGTAAGTCCGTAATCTGTAGTATAGGCTTAATCAAACAGTCCCTAATATACATGATATAAATTAACTAGATGAAGGTCCAACGCGCTTTGCCGCTGTATTTTTGATATGTTGTTTTGCGGATACAGTATTGCATAAGGtactgatcaatccttaattagcgatgttacttaattacggattgagtgcaataagattacaatggaggatggaatgtttaatgattattttgggccccgatgatcgtctttcgctttaactatcaagtgatcaaccaccccgacccggtcttgattgttaattagcataattcacctttgcgcgatgtaaaaatcccttgggcaagatcacaagtggaaattacaaaggcttgggcaaaatggcagagaatcaacaaccccaaAATGAGAGGCCACGCTCcttatttatagtattcgaggCATCCGCAGTTCTGCGAGTCACTTAActttccgcggaaactcagcggattaaaccgcagtcattTATTAGCGCGGGAATCCATCTGCTGATCTTATTTTCAGCGAACACTTCATAACTTTGCCTCATAGTTCGCGCAGTTCTGCCCTTgacctttagcaaataaaatatacatatacaatactatgtatatgatcaagtccccccagtttattatgatacatatcgcaaagcagatgtatcatgataaactctaaaaatgcgCAGTTGTTGCAACTATCATCCGCACTTAGTCATTTTCGCATTTACTTAGTTACCGTTGCAGGACAAAAGTTACCGTTTGAGTTATCACAACGGATAATTAATACAAACATTTACCACCCTTATTTCCCCTATATATATATCGTGATTCTCGATCACTAATTTTCCACTTGCTTTCTCTACCACAATTCGCAATTATATACATTCGCTATTAACCTTTACAAGTTCTTCAAATACAGCTTCTCCACTTTAATCAAAAATGAAAATTGACGAGGTCGATCGTAAGGTggatcctaaagctttaattacaaAGTTGCTAACGAGCCCGGAGGCTAAATCGTCGGCATCTACCGAGCATCAAATCAAACAGGAGAAACAGGCTATTCCCATCGTTGATTTAACCTCGAAATCACCAACATCACAACCAAGTTCCACAAAACGACCGGTGCAAACACCAACATCGCAGAGCAAGAAACTCAAACAAAGCACTCTTTTATACGATAATCCGATCATATCGGATTATGAAGGAGACCAACAAACTGGTATAACGCAATCATCTTTGATTCATGCCAGTTTTTgtaatatttattgttattataataatcGCATTGTTTTACAGGAGGCTCGCCTTTCAATCCAGTTTTTCCTAGCCCTGATTCCGCGGCACAAATCACGAAGCTATTCCGCACTCCTCCTGACTCGTATGGAGTGCGAATTGATGGTCTATCAGGATATACTTATGCATCAGCGCTCTGGATCAGCGCCAGCAaatgaagttagcaatccccggcgagcttcGCCGCGAATTCTCCAAACTTTCTGCGCTTGATGCGCACAACAGTTTTATTCAAAACTTCTACATGTGCTTCAACTCGGCGTATGATATGATATGCcggcaagaacaatttttcaatgtgctTGGAGCTGAACAGCAGAAGTACAATGCTGAGAGGATCAAGGATGAAAACAGCGAGAAACGCTGTGTTGATCTCTCCTATGAGCTCACCGCGGCCAAAACCACGGTAGATGAATTGAAGCTACAGGTGTCTACTGCAGCTGACAAACAAAAGAATTTTGAAACCACAATCTCTGCATTGCATTGCAAGAGGAGGTTTCAAGGCTTACTGCAGAGAGAGACACCGCTCTGGCCGCGACAGTTTCCGCGAAGCTTGAGTTCACGCAACTCCGCCACCACCTACCGGAGTTTGCTAAAAAGGTTCTCAATTCACGTCCCGTGAATGTTCTGTTTTCCACTTATGCAGCTGCTTTACGACTGCGCGAGATAGTAGAGTTTCTGGATGAAATTGCTCCACATTGCACCATACCAGATCCTCTGCCTCCCGCCATTGGAGATCGCGTTTGTTCACTTGCAGAAGCACGTGAAGCAGCTGCTACTGCACAAGCAAGCTTAGCGGATATTCCaatcgacaaagttactgcaataagTCAACAAGATGATGCCACTTTAAAAGACATCTTTGATCTTGACTTATCTAAGCTAGAATAAAATATTGTAGAAATTAGCGCGCAGCTATCTCTGCGCCGTTATCAatgaaacttttttttttcatatttattcgcgagtactctttatttatatagcgcttttatcaacaatattcataacacaaacttgtcctttgcaatttccaacatatattattgtgctcataataaatgcgtacttttgcgaaacaatctgtatgcgtatatgcttatacgttatgaatcttctaagtccgccgaaacgatccttaggcaattaatcagcattgcgaagcatctaagcattgccaaaatcaaatacttaggataAAAAATTCCTTTGGCAATAATTCacatgcaaaagtgggcaatttcatcactttgctatttaaacactgcgaaatactataGCATTATGAAACAAACTGTAAAACATTTCATAACTATTCGCATTTCACAAATAAACTTTTCGCTTACTTTTACAAGTGACTATTCTTAAAATTtctacaagcgtgatcaagacttgcaaaaaattaaaaacaagatCACATAATAAGTATATCAGCCATATGCCTTGTATCTAATTTCGCACTTTGTACATATATCCTTGATAGTTTTCGCAAagctatgcataatatcgctttaataaAACAGCATGCCGCGCATTAGGCAAAGTTCGCCCTTCCatatccgcgagcttatatgaacctgccgcattaattgccacaatttgataagggccttcccagtTAGGACCCAACTTaccaagcttttctgctctgcttgcttcgTTATTTCGCAGTACCCATTCGCCTATAGCGAAGGATaaagcacgcactcttttgttataatacttagctatttgctgtttattattcgcttctctgatagcagcCATTAACCTCCGCTCTTCAATGAAATTTAGATTCTCACTCAACGCAGCATTATTTGCTTCTTCCTTGAAGTTAGTAACTCTATGCGTCggtaccagaatttctgcggggattactgcctcagaaccgtacaccaaactaaaaggtgtttcccctgtgcttttcttaaatgttgtgcgatgtgcccataacacattgggtaattcatctacccagccAGTTCGCTTTTCGCAcaacctctttttaataccgcttactATATCGCGGTTGGTTACTTCGCATAAACCATTAGCTTGTGGGTGCGCCACTGATGTAAACTTTTGTACgatatttaaatcagtgcaccatgtcttaaaaggatctttcgctatttgagcaccattatcgctaaccaattctcgcggaatgccaaatcggcaaacaatctattcccatacaaaatttcgcacttgcacaccagtaatagtgcgaaccgccttagcttcaacccatttggtaaagtaatcgattgcgacaatcaggaatttaacattgccaggtcctgcaggaaatggccctacaatgtcgatagcccatttattaaacggccatggtgaattaacaggaatcatatcatgccgcggcattcgattctgcggagcatacctttggcaacttttacagcgtttaacaattttcgCTACATCGCgatatagggatggccaaaagtatcccattcgcATAATTTTCGCGGTGatagttttgtagcctgaatgcagtgcacaagtaccattatgcacttcttctataatcatttctgCCTCTATTGGGTCAACACAACGCATCATTGGTCCGCaatatgatttgcgatataagatatcatcttgAATGATATACATCGGTGCTCGCTCTCTTACTAAATGAGCTTCGCGACTATCGTCTGCCAGAATATCACTGCGGATATATTGTAGAATTGGGTCCATCCAGTTTGGCTGTTCTTCTGTAACAGATGCGACCATTAAGTCACTATCTAATGATTTACttggtaattcctcaacccatacttgtttttgaaagtgcgagaacattaaagcagccaatttgctcaacgcatccgcctttttgttttgGCTTCTTGGCACTTGTGCGAGTTCGAAACGCTCAAATCGCGCTGCCATTTTTTTCAATAGCTGCAAGTATTTCTGCATAGAGGGATCGTGTGCTTCAAAAGATCGATTATACTGGTTCGCTACTAACTGCGAATCTGTAAATACACGCagcttaacaatattcatttttcgcGCAATGTTTAAGCCTGCGAGCAATGCTTCATATTCGGCCTCATTATTTGTCACGTCAAAATTAAACCGTAATGCATATGTATGCTCCTCACCACTTGGGCTTGCCAAAAccaaacccgcacctgcaccttctgcgCACGAAGCACCATCAGTAAACAAATCCCAAGTTTCGCCGAGTAATGGTTTTAACGCGgttcgctcattaatcacctctaactctccagacagttcagcgagataatccgccataacCTGACCTTTTTCAGCACTACacggaaggtaagatatttgataagcacctaattctactgcccacaatgcgagtctaccagatatctctggtttggttaagacttgcttgattggcatattagttaatacatgcactggatgcccttgaaaatatcttcgtagccttCGCGCGTTGTTAAAATAagcgcatacacaaacttttcaatcggcgcatagtttatttcacttcccgtaagagctttactaacaaaatacaccggcttttgtattttgttcctttccgcAATCAAAACTGAACCGAAAGCTTCGTTTGCCACtgagatataaagataaagaatttcgCCCTGAACTGGCGCTGTTAGttgtaggcaaagttttcaacaactttttcatctcttgaaacgcggtttctgcttcactggaccaaacaaaattcttttgcttcaaACATCCTTTTagagttttgaaaaatggcaactgcctttcaGCAGCTTTAGATAAGAAACGCGTTAATGCGGCTAgttttcccgtcaaactttgcacttctttaaccgtttttggcgcggtcatattttctatagccgcgatcttttttggattagcttgaatgccttgttctgtaacaagatatcccaaaaaatttccttcagtttcgccaaagctacattttagcggattaagcttcatgtttatttttcgcagtttgtcaaatgtttcgcgcatatcttcaatgattcgctcttgcgtcgtgcttttgatgactaaatcatctacataagcttcaagattacgccctattagtttgtcaaacgcggtatcaatcaaccgttgatatgtcgcacccgcattgattaaaccgaaaggcatcattatatagcaatatatgcctttgcccgtatgaaatgcggttttatctgcgtcttcttgcgccataggaatctgatgataacctcttgccgcatccagaaaacatttatatggaaaagcatgtaaagattccacttttaaatcaatttctggaagcggatagttctccttggggcacgctttattcaaatctttataatcaatacacattctccaggAACCATAAGGTTTTTTCACCAACACTGGAATCCATGATTGATATTGAGCTTCGCGCAGAATTCCAGCTCTcaccaattttgttacttcttcGCATAGCCATTTTACACGATCTGGGGCCAtgccccttcgcttttgcactacagGCTTTAAAGCTGGATTTACATTGAGcctgtgttccgcaatatgacgcggaacaccagtcatatcattttcgcaccaagcaaaaacatccatgtattggacaagtaattgcacgatttgtttcctagtatccgcactaacattgcgtcctacttttattttctgctctggatatgcgggattaattatttccatagTATCCGCATCATCAACAGGGTCCTGCCCTGCGGTTTTTacgttaacagccgcacaaataggcataatgctcattgaacatattgtggcaacccctttatatgttggaaacttaatcatgccatgaattgtggacgggataattccaaatttacttatagcggttcttcccagCAGTATGTTATAACGAGATGAGGCTCgtataacataaaaatctaaccgCGCTTGTCGCACCAAAGCATCATCATTTACATCAGCTAGCTCGACGTTTAATGGcaaaacacctataggtaatgaagattctcctgcaaaaccggttaacgaaactgcggttgtttgcaggtgccttttaatactttctggcagttgagcgaaacattgttcgtaaataatatcgaCGCTACTGCCATTATCGACATGGACTTTCATGACTGTGATGTCAGCTTCCGCAATTTTGCACGATACcactatcggcatttcagagaaatcatcgctctgcattttcgggaaactaattggcgcaaattgccaattatgatacattttagcggactttcgcttttttcctcttttttgggcattcgctCGCACAGCGACCACTACATCACTATCATTTCCAATATTACTCATTATTCTAAGCAATCAAGTAATTCACCGccgattttagatgtatgcacctgcaaatcatcacaacaaaaacacgattgaaattaaaccgacgaattaattgtttgatgggacgaaacaaaaaattttcagtttaatttgtaaaacgtgtccacggatggcgccaattgatcaatccttaattagcgatgttacttaattacggattgagtgcaataagattacaatggaggatggaatgtttgatgattattttgggccccgatgatcgtctttcactttaactatcaagtgatcaaccaccccgacccggtcttgattgttaattagcataattcacctttgcgcgatgtaaaaatcccttgggcaagatcacaagtggaaattacaaaggcttgggcaaaatggcagagaatcaacaaccccaaAATGAGAGGCcacgctccctatttatagtattcgaggcATCCGCAGTTCTGCGAGTCACTTAActttccgcggaaactcagcgaatTAAACCGCAGTCATTTATTAGCACTGGAATCCATCTGCTGATCTTATTTTCAGCGAACACTTCATAACTTTGCCTTATAGTTCGCGCAGTTCTGCCCttggcctttagcaaataaaatatacatatacaatactaTGTATATGATCAGGTACATCATTACAACAAAAGATTGTTTGCGATTACAGTATTGTTTGCGGTTACAGTATTGCTACAAAAGATTAGTGCAAAAGATTAGTGTGCAAACGTTCATGTTCTGGGATAATTAGCTACAAAAGAACAGTTACTAAGGCTCGATTTTACGCTACATAAGATGAGTGATTCTTGTAATATGAACCTGATATTTTCGAATACGGTAGTTATCACTCTTTTTTATCTTTAAGGTCTCTGTGGGTTCCTCACCTGTTTCATGAAAATAGTTTTGTTAAGTTGGTTATgtatgtacattcttcaaaatcaaaTCCGAGCTCTACATATTTGATTATTCAATAGTAATAATAAGATTAACAAATATAAATGAGTCTACATCCATCCATTGTAACAAATACAACATTACTTCGATAATCGTCAATAAAAGGGTAGCGCATTTGAGTTGGTTAATTTAGCACAACTTCTGACTTGATCATTTTTAAGTACAGCACAACTAtagttg
This window of the Rutidosis leptorrhynchoides isolate AG116_Rl617_1_P2 chromosome 7, CSIRO_AGI_Rlap_v1, whole genome shotgun sequence genome carries:
- the LOC139858375 gene encoding DNA replication complex GINS protein PSF3-like, whose amino-acid sequence is MAQYYDIVDILADEELVPAVFEEAVNGTGLFESSESNTIEPKSKVEFPFWLAQELHLRRTVIVSVPPCFAKKTREEIEADGAHVDLRSRSSYFYELGCKIVKLIGNKTIGPLLLVAFRTRYKEVLIKAHTTSSALTPKYLSLLTKEETKLYDVAKSSTAAFKSWRMGGPRIQKSSMFGRKRKSIGE